One Rhinopithecus roxellana isolate Shanxi Qingling chromosome 7, ASM756505v1, whole genome shotgun sequence DNA segment encodes these proteins:
- the FAM120C gene encoding constitutive coactivator of PPAR-gamma-like protein 2 isoform X3 codes for MGVQGFQEFLEKRCPGAVVPVDLLKLARTVSRQQQQQHLHRQLPPTAALAPGAPRAARGPAPLQPPLPPAALGTYSGGAGPTRHHHPAHHFHHHGQAQTGLHPPLPPPPPPLPGARVLVDAGSALPRLYGGYQTDWVCGGQWNAMLGYLSALCQACAYPGGDGLELVVMFPGGLGKDRLAEWGRRCQAERQTAQLIVGHVGNKGTPPPRAWFLPPACLSHCVRLALIRFRVKQAAML; via the coding sequence ATGGGTGTCCAGGGCTTCCAAGAGTTCCTGGAGAAGCGCTGTCCCGGGGCCGTGGTGCCCGTGGACCTCCTCAAACTCGCGCGCACGGTCTCgcgccagcagcagcagcagcacttgCACCGCCAGCTGCCGCCGACTGCCGCCCTAGCGCCCGGGGCTCCACGCGCCGCCAGGGGCCCCGCGCCTCTGCAACCGCCGCTTCCGCCCGCTGCCTTGGGTACCTACTCCGGGGGCGCGGGGCCGACTCGGCACCATCACCCCGCTCACCACTTCCACCATCACGGCCAGGCGCAGACCGGGTTACACCctccgctgccgccgccgcccccTCCGCTGCCCGGGGCCCGGGTGCTGGTGGACGCCGGCTCGGCGCTGCCGCGGCTCTATGGCGGCTACCAGACGGATTGGGTGTGTGGCGGCCAATGGAACGCCATGCTGGGCTACTTGTCAGCGCTGTGCCAGGCTTGTGCCTATCCTGGCGGCGACGGCCTGGAGCTCGTGGTCATGTTCCCGGGGGGCCTGGGCAAGGACCGGCTGGCCGAGTGGGGCCGTCGGTGCCAGGCCGAGCGGCAGACAGCGCAACTGATCGTGGGACACGTGGGCAACAAGGGCACCCCTCCACCGCGGGCCTGGTTCCTGCCACCGGCCTGCCTGAGCCACTGCGTGAGGCTAGCACTCATCCGCTTCCGGGTCAAG